In Gopherus flavomarginatus isolate rGopFla2 chromosome 5, rGopFla2.mat.asm, whole genome shotgun sequence, one DNA window encodes the following:
- the LOC127052711 gene encoding uncharacterized protein LOC127052711 gives MKFNKDKCKVLHLGRNNQFHTYRMGRDCLGRSMAERDLGVIVDHKLNMSQQCDTVAKKANMILGCINRCVVNKTREVILPLYSALVRPQLEYCVQFWAPHFKKDVEKLERVQRRATRMIKGLENMTYEGRLKELGLFSLEKRRLRGDMIAVFRYLKGCHQEEGENLFTLASNDRTRSNGPKLQQGRFRLDIRKKFLTVRVVKHWNRLPREVVESPSLEIFKSRLDKCLLGMV, from the coding sequence atgaagttcaataaagataaatgcaaagtgctccacttaggaaggaacaatcagtttcacacatacagaatgggaagagactgtctaggaaggagtatggcagaaagagatctaggggtcatagtggaccacaagcttaatatgagtcaacagtgtgatactgttgcaaaaaaagcaaacatgattctgggatgcattaacaggtgtgttgtaaacaagacacgagaagtcattcttccgctttactctgcgctggtcaggcctcagctggagtattgtgtccagttctgggcaccgcatttcaagaaagatgtggagaaattggagagggtccagagaagagcaacaagaatgattaaaggtcttgagaacatgacctatgaaggaaggctgaaggaattgggtttgtttagtttggaaaagagaagactgagaggggacatgatagcagttttcaggtatctaaaagggtgtcatcaggaggagggagaaaacttgttcaccttagcctccaatgatagaacaagaagcaatgggcctaaactgcagcaagggagatttaggttggacattaggaaaaagtttctaactgtcagggtagttaaacactggaatagattgcctagggaagttgtggaatctccatctctggagatatttaagagtaggttagataaatgtctattagggatggtctag